One Gemmatimonas sp. genomic window, GTGTCCGGGGGACGCGATTCCATGGTGCTGTTGCAGGCCATGGCGCGGTGGGCGCCCGAGTGCATCGCGGCGGTGGCCACCTTCGATCATGGCACGGGCCGCTATGCCACCGATGCGGCGTCGCTGGTCGCCGCGGAATCGCGGCGCCTCGGGCTGACGGTGGTGGGCGCGCGGTCGCGCCCGCCGGGGCGGAGCGGGCCGGCG contains:
- a CDS encoding ATP-binding protein; the encoded protein is MSELTNFPPDALLQASLEVAMAPVVGPVVLAVSGGRDSMVLLQAMARWAPECIAAVATFDHGTGRYATDAASLVAAESRRLGLTVVGARSRPPGRSGPA